Proteins from a single region of Desulfobacter postgatei 2ac9:
- the priA gene encoding replication restart helicase PriA has translation MKFISLSCTMPPMISTDYIEVAVILPVNQTYVYAIPGTFRADACPGMRVLVPFGRRRVTGYILAEKKESGPYKTKDVLDLLDDHPLFPESDIAFFKWVSGYYIYPLGETIKAAMPAGLDCMDVSCAFVTVKGAKALEAGELPHEEARVLGLASAKEGISLKSLSRRDPAGAAVLRGLEKKDLVQVTAVLQTQTAGIKTEKFISLPRETPTLQIRMSAKRQKILAIVREAREVSLTSLKRHVPTAANLIKPLVEAGWLNVVNRRVFRDPLGEPVTPDTPPELTDEQAAVVKQIQARADVFSPCLLVGVTGSGKTEVYMRLVADAVAKGRGAIVLVPEIALISQTEGRFRARFGEKIAVIHSMLSQGERLDQWRKISLGKVNIVIGARSAIFAPIREIGIIIVDEEHDYSYKQESGLRYNARDLAVVRAKMHNCPVVLGSATPSVQSCRNVMLKKFFKLELTRRVNNQTLPEITLVDMKKYQGSSCYTDRIITPELGRAIRFCLEKGNQALIFLNRRGFSTFPVCASCGKTLGCPYCDVTMTLHKEADRYKCHLCGHLLISDIRCPDCGTGKIRNLGFGTEKIESMLKTLFPDARVARMDQDSTARKGSTLAILRQIRNRTVDIIVGTQMLAKGHDFPAITLVGVICADLSLSLPDFRASERTFQLLAQVAGRAGRGAEPGRVIMQTFNPDHFTIKAARNQDYLEFFNQETPFRKALMYPPFSRMIQLKISGKNADKTRDHARLAADILVRLNTLEPQAQILGPIEAAIQKISSRYRWQILIKGLYSENISRMVSAMVRDPAIQKVKSVSIAIDVDPYSLL, from the coding sequence TTGAAATTCATAAGTTTATCCTGCACAATGCCCCCCATGATTTCCACCGACTACATTGAGGTTGCTGTTATCCTTCCTGTGAACCAGACTTATGTTTACGCGATTCCGGGTACATTCCGGGCTGATGCCTGTCCCGGCATGCGTGTGCTGGTACCCTTCGGGCGGCGCAGAGTTACCGGTTATATCCTGGCGGAAAAAAAGGAAAGCGGACCATATAAGACCAAAGATGTGCTGGATCTGCTGGATGATCATCCCCTGTTTCCCGAATCTGACATTGCATTTTTTAAATGGGTATCCGGCTATTATATCTATCCTTTAGGGGAGACCATTAAAGCGGCAATGCCCGCCGGCCTGGACTGCATGGATGTCTCCTGCGCCTTTGTCACGGTCAAGGGCGCAAAGGCCCTTGAAGCCGGGGAGTTACCCCATGAAGAGGCCAGGGTTCTGGGTTTGGCCTCTGCAAAGGAGGGGATCTCTTTAAAATCCCTTTCCCGGCGGGATCCTGCCGGGGCAGCCGTACTGCGGGGTCTTGAAAAAAAAGACCTGGTGCAGGTCACGGCCGTGCTTCAAACTCAGACTGCCGGGATTAAAACCGAAAAATTTATTTCCCTGCCCCGGGAAACACCGACGCTCCAGATCCGGATGTCAGCCAAGCGCCAGAAGATCCTTGCTATTGTCCGCGAGGCAAGGGAAGTCTCCCTGACCAGTTTGAAGCGCCATGTGCCTACCGCAGCAAATTTAATCAAGCCCCTGGTTGAGGCCGGTTGGCTGAACGTGGTCAACCGCCGGGTGTTTAGAGATCCTTTGGGGGAGCCGGTGACACCGGATACCCCGCCCGAACTCACCGATGAACAGGCCGCCGTTGTAAAACAGATCCAGGCCCGCGCAGATGTGTTCTCCCCCTGTCTGCTGGTGGGTGTGACCGGATCCGGCAAGACCGAGGTGTACATGCGCCTGGTGGCGGATGCCGTGGCAAAAGGCCGTGGCGCCATTGTGCTGGTACCGGAAATTGCCCTGATTTCCCAGACAGAAGGGCGTTTCAGGGCAAGGTTTGGTGAAAAAATTGCGGTAATTCACTCCATGCTTTCCCAGGGAGAGCGCCTGGATCAGTGGCGGAAAATCAGTCTCGGCAAGGTCAATATCGTCATTGGCGCCCGGTCAGCGATTTTTGCGCCCATCCGGGAGATCGGCATCATTATTGTGGATGAGGAACATGATTATTCTTATAAACAGGAATCGGGCCTGCGGTATAATGCCCGGGATCTTGCCGTGGTCCGGGCCAAAATGCACAACTGCCCTGTGGTGTTGGGATCTGCCACGCCTTCGGTGCAGTCCTGCAGGAATGTGATGTTGAAAAAATTTTTTAAACTGGAACTGACCCGGCGGGTAAACAACCAGACGCTGCCTGAAATTACCCTGGTGGATATGAAAAAATATCAGGGAAGCAGCTGCTATACCGACCGGATCATTACCCCGGAGCTTGGCCGGGCCATCCGTTTCTGCCTTGAAAAGGGTAATCAGGCCTTGATTTTTTTAAATCGTCGGGGATTTTCCACCTTTCCGGTATGTGCCTCCTGCGGCAAAACCCTGGGATGTCCCTATTGTGATGTGACCATGACCCTCCACAAGGAGGCCGACCGTTATAAATGCCATTTGTGCGGCCATCTTTTAATATCTGATATCCGCTGCCCTGACTGTGGCACCGGGAAAATCAGGAATTTGGGCTTTGGCACGGAAAAAATTGAATCCATGCTGAAAACCTTGTTTCCAGATGCCCGGGTGGCGCGGATGGACCAGGATTCCACGGCCAGAAAGGGCAGTACCCTGGCAATTTTACGTCAGATCCGCAACCGAACCGTTGATATTATTGTGGGTACCCAGATGCTGGCCAAGGGCCATGATTTTCCGGCCATTACCCTGGTGGGGGTGATCTGTGCGGATTTAAGCTTAAGCCTGCCCGATTTCAGGGCAAGTGAACGCACCTTCCAGTTGCTGGCCCAGGTGGCGGGCAGAGCGGGCAGGGGGGCGGAACCGGGCCGGGTGATCATGCAGACCTTTAACCCGGATCACTTCACCATTAAAGCCGCTCGTAACCAGGATTACCTTGAATTTTTCAATCAGGAAACCCCATTTAGAAAGGCGCTGATGTATCCGCCGTTTTCCCGGATGATCCAACTCAAGATCTCAGGGAAAAATGCGGATAAGACAAGGGATCATGCCCGGCTTGCCGCAGACATCCTTGTCCGGTTAAATACCCTGGAACCCCAAGCCCAGATTCTGGGACCCATTGAAGCGGCCATCCAGAAAATTTCCTCCCGGTACAGATGGCAGATTCTTATCAAAGGTTTGTATTCGGAAAATATCAGCCGGATGGTGTCTGCCATGGTTCGGGACCCGGCCATCCAGAAGGTGAAATCCGTCTCCATCGCCATAGATGTGGATCCCTATTCCTTGCTCTAA
- a CDS encoding polyamine aminopropyltransferase translates to MPSELHGGVRAPGHSRVNPASALLCLCMFASGACGIILEYIQASLASMILGNAFEQWAMVIGLMMFWMGFGSLIQARIPKERLVYVFIGIEIALALSGGYSPTLTYLSYGYTGHYSLVLYFFVSMIGILIGLEIPVIIRINNDFSKELSTNLGYILSADYIGSLAGALVYVFILLRFFPITEAAFLTAGMNFFLALITFIYFTRKQIIRRNIPLLVIMVATCVVVIFGYMNNRRWQVTNEQSLYDDPIVYSKTSQYQHIVITHFTPLDEVRLFLNGNLQLCSTDEARYHESLVHPAMALAQARTRVLILGGGDGCALREVLKYPDVELITLVDLDPAMTSLAATHPLLSRLNNHAFDSARVTTLTGPGMSPGEFRQIYQAASDRKRKPDDVRHVAEVRVMNLDADKFLEQVKGFWDVIIVDMPDPSTPELSKLYSKEFYLKVYHRLSKNGIASVQATSPYLAKESYLCIGRTLISAGFFILPYHENVPSFGDWGWFLCTRKDWDNSLGKQRISELEFTVPTRFLTPEVFRRELVFGKGMTQSRHTEINTLLFPVLLSYYNHESWLLE, encoded by the coding sequence ATGCCATCTGAACTTCATGGGGGCGTTCGGGCACCCGGGCACTCCCGGGTCAACCCTGCCTCGGCCCTGCTGTGTCTGTGCATGTTTGCATCCGGTGCCTGTGGCATCATCCTTGAGTACATCCAGGCAAGCCTTGCCTCCATGATCCTGGGCAATGCCTTTGAACAGTGGGCCATGGTCATCGGCCTGATGATGTTCTGGATGGGGTTCGGCAGCCTCATCCAGGCCCGAATTCCCAAGGAGCGCCTGGTATACGTCTTTATCGGCATTGAAATTGCACTTGCGCTTTCAGGCGGGTATTCACCCACCCTGACCTATCTGTCCTACGGATATACGGGTCACTACAGCCTGGTGCTCTATTTTTTTGTATCCATGATCGGCATTCTCATCGGCCTTGAAATTCCGGTGATCATACGTATCAACAACGATTTTTCAAAGGAGTTGTCCACCAACCTGGGCTATATCCTGTCCGCCGACTATATCGGCTCTTTGGCAGGTGCCCTGGTTTATGTGTTCATCCTTCTGCGTTTTTTTCCCATTACGGAAGCGGCTTTTTTAACCGCCGGCATGAACTTTTTTCTTGCCCTGATTACCTTTATTTATTTTACCCGTAAACAAATCATCCGGCGTAATATTCCATTGCTTGTGATCATGGTCGCCACCTGTGTTGTGGTGATTTTCGGGTATATGAACAACCGCCGGTGGCAGGTCACCAATGAACAGTCCCTGTATGACGACCCAATCGTCTATTCTAAAACCAGCCAGTATCAGCATATCGTTATTACGCATTTCACGCCCCTGGACGAAGTCCGGCTCTTTTTAAACGGAAACCTGCAGTTATGCAGTACGGACGAGGCCCGGTATCATGAATCCCTGGTTCATCCGGCCATGGCCCTGGCACAAGCCCGCACCCGGGTGTTGATCCTGGGCGGCGGTGACGGTTGCGCGTTAAGGGAGGTTTTAAAATACCCGGATGTTGAACTGATTACCCTGGTGGACCTGGACCCGGCCATGACAAGCCTTGCCGCCACCCATCCCCTGCTCTCCCGGCTTAATAATCATGCGTTTGACAGCGCCCGGGTGACCACCTTGACAGGTCCCGGGATGTCACCGGGGGAGTTTCGCCAGATCTATCAAGCGGCCTCTGACAGAAAAAGGAAACCGGATGACGTGCGGCACGTCGCCGAGGTCCGGGTCATGAACCTGGATGCCGACAAGTTTCTGGAACAGGTTAAAGGATTTTGGGACGTCATTATCGTAGACATGCCGGATCCATCCACACCGGAACTGAGCAAACTCTACTCAAAGGAATTTTATCTTAAAGTCTACCACAGGCTGTCAAAAAACGGCATTGCATCTGTCCAGGCCACCTCTCCTTACCTTGCCAAAGAAAGCTATCTTTGTATTGGCAGGACATTGATATCTGCCGGATTTTTTATTCTGCCATACCATGAAAATGTGCCTTCGTTCGGGGACTGGGGCTGGTTTCTATGCACCCGTAAAGATTGGGACAACAGCCTTGGCAAACAACGAATTTCAGAACTTGAATTTACCGTTCCCACCCGGTTTCTAACCCCTGAGGTATTCAGACGCGAACTGGTATTCGGAAAAGGCATGACCCAAAGCCGCCACACCGAAATCAACACCCTTCTTTTTCCGGTGCTGCTCTCCTACTACAATCACGAATCCTGGCTTCTGGAATAG
- a CDS encoding DUF350 domain-containing protein encodes MNFTATLNSMGQGLCYALVSILFIFLAKKMDDWRTKDFDDDRHIDDGNVAVGLRRAGLYLGIAIGMIGPLSGDSAGFRTDMLSLLVDGVIITGCLFFSRFINDFIMMGRINNDRECVKVFILGGGRTTTGNTALGMVEAGMYIATGCILNGSMSGGGGSFIQSLGSALLFFVLGQIVLLAFGLVYELTNPFNVRDEIRRNNPAAGIGLAGILVALGIILKSSLSGPFTGWVNDIIGFFVYTVFGMVLLLGFSAFVDRFLLPTTNIATEIKEDQNVAALVVVQATIIAVALIIAHAI; translated from the coding sequence ATGAATTTTACAGCAACCTTAAACAGCATGGGACAAGGGTTGTGCTACGCCCTGGTGAGCATTTTATTTATTTTTCTGGCTAAAAAAATGGATGACTGGCGGACCAAGGACTTTGATGATGACCGTCACATTGATGACGGAAATGTGGCCGTGGGGTTAAGACGGGCAGGGCTTTATCTTGGCATTGCCATCGGCATGATCGGCCCGCTTTCAGGGGATTCTGCAGGGTTCAGGACCGATATGCTCTCTCTTTTGGTCGACGGTGTAATCATCACGGGCTGTCTTTTCTTTTCCCGGTTCATCAACGATTTCATCATGATGGGACGTATAAACAACGACCGGGAGTGTGTAAAGGTATTTATCCTTGGCGGCGGGCGGACCACGACAGGCAATACCGCCCTTGGCATGGTGGAGGCAGGTATGTACATTGCTACGGGCTGTATTCTCAACGGCAGCATGTCCGGAGGCGGCGGCAGTTTTATTCAGTCCCTGGGGTCCGCCCTGCTCTTTTTTGTCCTGGGGCAGATTGTGCTCCTGGCCTTTGGCCTGGTCTATGAACTCACCAACCCCTTTAACGTCCGGGATGAAATCAGGCGGAACAATCCGGCCGCAGGCATTGGTCTGGCCGGTATTCTGGTCGCTCTGGGCATCATTTTGAAAAGCAGCCTTTCCGGTCCTTTTACCGGCTGGGTAAATGATATTATTGGGTTTTTTGTTTATACGGTGTTCGGCATGGTGCTGCTGCTTGGATTCAGTGCCTTTGTGGACCGGTTTCTTCTGCCCACCACAAATATTGCAACTGAGATCAAAGAGGACCAGAATGTGGCAGCCCTGGTAGTGGTCCAGGCGACCATTATTGCCGTGGCGCTGATCATTGCCCATGCCATCTGA